Proteins encoded within one genomic window of Thermodesulfobacteriota bacterium:
- a CDS encoding diheme cytochrome c-553, with protein sequence MGRGNYNILRVLLALILLSTLISCSSKPAPQPPSEQQAQRSEQDEIYLQYNIERGKRLVELGGCSMCHTPKIQTPLGYKPDKDRFLSGYAQDQPLPDLPFREIISGEAEKTFYTTDATVWVGRWGVSFAANLTPDEQTGIGSMKEEDFIEIFRKKEHFSQENPLISPMPTNVYSQLSFFELRSIYIYLQTLPPIKNEVPSKIPPQSDLFEGQES encoded by the coding sequence ATGGGAAGAGGAAATTACAATATTCTCAGGGTGCTCTTAGCTCTGATTTTGCTTAGCACTCTTATATCTTGCAGCTCTAAGCCTGCGCCGCAACCTCCGTCTGAACAACAGGCACAACGAAGCGAGCAGGATGAAATTTATCTCCAATACAATATTGAGCGTGGAAAAAGGCTAGTTGAGCTAGGTGGATGCTCAATGTGTCACACGCCTAAGATACAGACTCCCCTTGGCTATAAACCTGATAAAGATAGGTTTTTGTCAGGTTACGCGCAGGATCAGCCGCTTCCAGATCTTCCATTTAGAGAGATTATATCCGGGGAGGCGGAGAAAACTTTCTATACAACTGATGCGACTGTTTGGGTGGGCAGATGGGGTGTTAGTTTTGCCGCAAATCTTACTCCAGACGAACAAACAGGTATTGGATCAATGAAAGAAGAGGATTTTATAGAGATATTCCGCAAAAAAGAGCATTTCAGTCAAGAAAACCCACTTATTTCGCCAATGCCTACAAATGTATACTCTCAGCTTAGCTTTTTTGAGCTAAGATCAATTTATATATATCTTCAGACCTTGCCGCCAATAAAAAATGAAGTTCCATCCAAAATACCTCCACAAAGCGATCTGTTTGAAGGCCAGGAAAGTTGA